A stretch of Nitrospira sp. DNA encodes these proteins:
- a CDS encoding glycosyltransferase produces the protein MPKKERREVGVGSGLATVAGLTMKILQLGNCYFGGAFREMGHEVKWASTDPGADVVLSPFLVEAKNLLAALPADWRPDVIVMGDHSGFPKILGLEALSIPLAWYAVDSHIHHDWHRHYSAVWDFVFVAQKEWAPLYALEPDRQTVSWMPLFCHAAHDRDLNRARTAPLVFVGTLNPAWNPDRVELMQRLQARYPIDVRTGAYVEIFNQAQMVLNQSVAGDVNFRTFQAMACGAMLVTERVGNGFEELFQDRVHCAVYEKGNVEQIVEIARYYENHPSEREAIAACGRQAVLARHTSHHRAEALLSLIARSDVSAMVSKRLARQAAIQGSMAQVYDVAMRSYLKAANRGEGERKTVFYNTIARQYAEQGLAICRRLGPMAQAASCPAA, from the coding sequence GTGCCGAAGAAGGAACGACGAGAGGTAGGGGTCGGCTCCGGGCTGGCCACCGTGGCGGGATTGACGATGAAGATTCTTCAACTCGGCAATTGTTATTTTGGGGGAGCCTTCCGGGAGATGGGGCATGAGGTCAAGTGGGCCTCAACCGATCCGGGCGCCGATGTGGTGCTGTCACCATTCCTGGTGGAGGCCAAGAATCTCCTGGCGGCCTTGCCGGCGGATTGGCGGCCCGACGTGATCGTCATGGGTGACCACAGCGGTTTTCCCAAGATTCTGGGATTGGAAGCGCTCTCGATTCCCCTTGCCTGGTATGCCGTCGATTCACACATCCATCATGACTGGCACCGGCATTATTCCGCGGTGTGGGACTTTGTCTTTGTGGCACAGAAGGAATGGGCGCCGCTCTATGCGCTGGAGCCTGACCGGCAAACCGTGTCGTGGATGCCGCTCTTTTGCCATGCGGCTCATGACCGTGATCTCAACAGGGCGCGGACGGCGCCGCTGGTGTTCGTGGGGACATTGAATCCGGCCTGGAATCCAGACCGGGTGGAGTTAATGCAGCGGCTGCAGGCCCGGTATCCGATCGACGTGCGCACCGGCGCCTATGTGGAGATTTTCAATCAGGCGCAGATGGTGTTGAATCAATCGGTCGCCGGCGACGTGAATTTTCGGACATTCCAGGCCATGGCCTGCGGCGCGATGCTGGTGACCGAGCGGGTGGGGAACGGGTTCGAGGAGCTGTTCCAGGACCGTGTGCACTGTGCCGTGTATGAGAAAGGCAATGTGGAGCAGATCGTGGAGATTGCCCGCTATTATGAGAACCATCCCTCGGAGCGGGAGGCGATTGCCGCGTGCGGACGTCAGGCCGTGCTGGCCCGCCACACGAGCCACCATCGGGCCGAGGCGCTGCTGTCCTTGATTGCGCGCTCGGATGTCTCCGCTATGGTCAGCAAGCGCCTGGCCCGCCAGGCCGCCATTCAAGGCAGCATGGCACAGGTTTACGATGTTGCGATGCGGTCCTACCTCAAGGCGGCGAATCGGGGAGAGGGTGAGCGAAAAACCGTATTCTATAACACCATAGCCAGGCAGTATGCCGAGCAAGGATTGGCCATTTGCCGGAGATTGGGGCCGATGGCCCAGGCCGCGTCCTGCCCGGCGGCCTAG
- a CDS encoding MFS transporter has translation MTVTGRSLRDMPSGIWVLGFVSLLMDISSEMIHSLLPLFMVTTLGAGTLAVGIVEGLAESLALVVKVFSGTLSDYWGKRKGLAVFGYALGAFTKPLFALASGIGLVLTARLLDRVGKGVRGAPRDALIADLAPPAIRGAAFGLRQSLDTVGAFLGPLLAVGLMLLWADDFRAVFWVAVVPGLLAVVLLWFGIHEPDARHGSKGHPPIHWETLARLRVRYWWVVGCGAVFTLARFSEAFLVLRAQRGGIPIAFVPLVMVAMNVIYAATAYPFGKLSDRMRHTKLLSLGLLVLVAADLVLAADDHWNTVVAGVGLWGLHLGMTQGLLVTMVADAAPADLRGTAYGFFNLASGLAMLIASVLAGFLWDQLGPSSTFYAGAALCAIALAGLIFYQLKYEG, from the coding sequence GTGACTGTGACCGGGCGTTCTCTCCGTGACATGCCTTCAGGCATTTGGGTGCTGGGCTTCGTCAGCCTCTTGATGGACATCTCCTCTGAAATGATCCACAGCCTGCTGCCGTTGTTCATGGTGACCACGCTGGGAGCCGGCACCCTCGCCGTCGGCATCGTGGAAGGGCTCGCCGAGTCGCTGGCGCTGGTCGTCAAAGTCTTTTCAGGCACGCTGAGCGACTATTGGGGCAAGCGGAAGGGGCTGGCCGTCTTCGGCTATGCGTTGGGCGCCTTCACCAAGCCCCTGTTTGCGCTGGCCTCCGGCATCGGCCTGGTGCTGACCGCCCGCCTGCTGGACCGGGTGGGCAAAGGCGTGCGCGGCGCGCCACGGGATGCGCTGATCGCCGACCTTGCCCCGCCTGCGATCCGAGGCGCCGCGTTCGGGTTGCGGCAATCGCTCGATACGGTCGGCGCGTTTCTCGGCCCGCTGCTCGCCGTGGGATTGATGCTGCTCTGGGCCGACGATTTCCGGGCCGTCTTTTGGGTCGCGGTAGTGCCGGGCCTGCTGGCGGTCGTCCTCTTGTGGTTCGGCATCCACGAGCCTGACGCTCGGCATGGCTCCAAAGGACACCCCCCGATTCACTGGGAGACTCTGGCCCGCTTAAGAGTTCGCTATTGGTGGGTGGTCGGATGTGGGGCGGTCTTCACGCTGGCGCGATTCAGCGAGGCTTTTCTGGTGCTGCGGGCGCAGCGCGGTGGCATTCCCATCGCCTTCGTCCCCCTCGTCATGGTGGCGATGAACGTCATCTACGCCGCCACCGCATACCCCTTCGGCAAGCTCTCCGACCGGATGCGCCACACGAAATTGCTGTCACTCGGGCTGCTCGTCTTGGTGGCGGCCGATCTGGTCTTGGCGGCTGACGACCATTGGAACACGGTGGTCGCGGGTGTGGGCCTGTGGGGGCTTCACCTGGGCATGACGCAAGGCTTGCTCGTCACCATGGTGGCCGACGCGGCGCCCGCCGATCTGCGCGGAACGGCCTATGGCTTTTTCAACCTCGCGAGCGGGCTGGCCATGCTCATCGCCAGCGTGCTGGCGGGATTCTTATGGGATCAGCTCGGCCCGTCATCCACTTTCTATGCAGGAGCCGCATTGTGCGCGATCGCTCTCGCGGGCCTTATCTTTTACCAGCTCAAGTATGAGGGATGA
- a CDS encoding class I SAM-dependent methyltransferase translates to MNPNKALWEKGDFTRIAASMRESGETLVTTLGITKGLKVLDLGCGDGTTALPEAKLGADVLGVDIARNLVEAGNKRAQEQGLTNCTFQEGDATNLHELQDHAFDLVVSIFGAMFAPKPFDVAKEMVRVTKPGGRIVMGNWIPNDPTLVAQILTISSAYSPPPPEGFVSPMTWGIESHVIERFTAAGIPQENISFAKDTFVFNFPGTPSALVEVFRRYYGPTMNAFEAAEKSGRAGELQKELEVLFTNQNTSPRKDATSIPATFLRVTVRV, encoded by the coding sequence ATGAATCCAAACAAAGCCCTCTGGGAAAAGGGCGATTTTACCCGCATCGCAGCGAGCATGAGAGAGAGCGGAGAGACGCTCGTGACAACACTCGGCATTACCAAGGGGCTCAAGGTGCTGGATCTCGGATGCGGCGATGGCACGACGGCATTACCCGAAGCGAAACTCGGCGCAGACGTGTTGGGCGTGGATATCGCGAGGAACCTGGTTGAGGCCGGAAATAAGCGCGCACAAGAACAGGGCCTCACGAACTGCACGTTTCAGGAAGGCGACGCGACGAATCTGCACGAGTTGCAGGATCATGCGTTCGATCTGGTCGTGAGCATCTTTGGCGCCATGTTCGCGCCTAAACCGTTCGATGTGGCTAAGGAGATGGTGCGCGTGACCAAGCCCGGGGGGCGGATCGTGATGGGGAACTGGATTCCCAATGATCCGACATTGGTCGCGCAAATTTTAACAATCAGCTCCGCCTACTCGCCGCCGCCTCCGGAAGGCTTCGTGAGCCCGATGACCTGGGGGATCGAGAGCCACGTGATTGAACGCTTTACGGCTGCGGGAATTCCTCAGGAGAACATCTCGTTCGCCAAAGACACGTTTGTCTTCAATTTTCCAGGCACGCCTTCGGCACTCGTCGAGGTGTTTAGAAGATACTATGGTCCGACCATGAATGCCTTCGAAGCGGCGGAAAAGAGCGGGCGGGCCGGTGAGTTGCAAAAAGAGCTGGAGGTGCTGTTCACCAACCAAAACACCAGCCCACGTAAAGATGCCACATCCATCCCCGCCACGTTCTTGCGCGTCACGGTGCGGGTCTAG
- a CDS encoding DUF5069 domain-containing protein gives MATEHWMPRPWNAELMGCIWLPRLLDKGRQALESRRQGKDLMNSYLFGNNDYADGKLLTFLRTNDAHVLGLLRESNDDEAVAKQLLAESGRSAAEVKAWSKRFRAVNAPFAAMWDADEGRRAPGAGTTALKLFYNYLMMPPVYVIFAIAEALRPRKRG, from the coding sequence ATGGCGACAGAGCACTGGATGCCGCGTCCCTGGAATGCGGAGCTGATGGGATGCATCTGGCTGCCGCGCCTGTTGGATAAGGGGCGGCAAGCCTTGGAAAGCCGCCGCCAAGGCAAAGATCTGATGAATAGCTATCTCTTCGGCAATAACGATTATGCCGATGGCAAGCTCCTCACGTTCCTGCGTACGAACGATGCCCATGTTCTGGGGCTGCTCCGGGAATCGAATGATGACGAGGCGGTGGCCAAACAGCTCCTGGCCGAGAGCGGCCGTTCAGCCGCTGAGGTGAAGGCCTGGTCCAAGCGGTTTCGCGCCGTCAATGCCCCGTTCGCCGCGATGTGGGATGCGGACGAAGGCCGGAGAGCGCCGGGTGCCGGCACGACTGCGCTGAAATTGTTCTACAACTATTTGATGATGCCGCCGGTGTATGTGATCTTTGCAATTGCGGAAGCGCTGCGGCCACGCAAGCGCGGCTGA
- a CDS encoding OsmC family protein, whose amino-acid sequence MKANELRSRQAPLKERYRERPETALLTLKAEGRLGAELSCTVATGNALIEAGLHPATGGNGLMACSGNMLLEALTACAGVTLAAVATAIGIDIREGTVRAEGNLDFRGTLGISKDTPVGFQQIRLCFDLSTDATEEQLATLLRLTERYCVVLQTLRQPPCISVSHHTTKSSASIGPPP is encoded by the coding sequence ATGAAGGCAAACGAACTCCGATCCCGTCAAGCCCCACTCAAAGAACGCTATCGTGAACGTCCGGAGACGGCCCTCCTGACGTTGAAAGCCGAGGGACGTCTCGGAGCGGAACTTTCCTGCACCGTTGCGACCGGGAACGCGCTGATTGAAGCGGGACTGCATCCCGCCACAGGCGGGAACGGGCTCATGGCCTGTTCCGGCAACATGCTGTTGGAGGCACTGACCGCCTGCGCCGGCGTGACCTTGGCCGCCGTCGCGACCGCCATCGGTATCGACATTCGGGAAGGAACGGTTCGGGCGGAAGGCAACTTGGATTTTCGAGGCACGCTCGGAATCTCCAAAGATACGCCGGTGGGGTTTCAACAGATCCGGCTGTGTTTCGATCTTTCGACAGATGCCACGGAGGAACAACTGGCGACACTGCTTCGCCTCACCGAACGATACTGCGTCGTCCTACAAACTCTCCGGCAACCTCCATGCATCAGCGTTTCGCATCACACGACCAAATCGAGCGCATCGATCGGACCTCCCCCTTGA
- a CDS encoding YajD family HNH nuclease, which yields MARNYHSPREQTPRERALALFPWICAHCGREFSGKKVSQLTVHHKDHNHGNNPPDGSNWELLCLYCHDNEHQRYLVANRSGEPPPNRTQDRPSTFTPFARFAGLLNRNT from the coding sequence ATGGCACGGAACTATCACTCTCCGCGTGAGCAGACCCCTCGCGAGCGCGCGCTCGCACTCTTTCCATGGATCTGCGCACATTGCGGACGAGAATTCTCCGGCAAAAAGGTAAGCCAGCTCACGGTCCATCACAAGGACCACAACCACGGCAACAATCCGCCTGACGGAAGCAACTGGGAATTGCTCTGTCTCTACTGTCACGACAACGAGCATCAGCGATATCTGGTGGCCAACAGGTCCGGTGAGCCACCGCCGAACCGCACACAAGATCGGCCCTCGACCTTCACCCCCTTCGCTCGCTTCGCGGGCCTGCTCAACCGCAATACCTAG